A single region of the Leptolyngbya sp. 'hensonii' genome encodes:
- a CDS encoding NAD(P)H-quinone oxidoreductase subunit 4, producing the protein MSMQFPWLTVIVLLPLIAALPIPLIPDKQGKTVRLYALTVGLLDFVLTIYAFWSQYDLANPGFQLTESYPWIPQMGLHWSVAVDGLSMPLVVLTGLVTTLAILAAWPIVHKRRLFYVLMLVMYSAQIGVFVAQDLLMFFFLWEIELVPVYLLIAIWGGQKRLYAATKFILYTAIGSIFILIAGLAMAFYGDHFTFNLQELSLKDYSLPFQLLVYAGLLIAYGVKLPIFPLHTWLPDAHSEAPAPVSMLLAGVMLKMGGYALMRMNMEILPDAHVYFAPVLAILGVVNIIYAALTAFAQSNLKRRMAYSSISHMGFVLIGIASFTDLGVSGALLQMISHGLIAAALFFLTGVAYDRTHTLDMEQMGGMARQMPKLFAMFTAGSLASLALPGMCGFVGELTVFLGLTTSEAYTPMFKTVVVLLAAVGLILTPIYLLSMLRQVFYGPERAELVSQGLLKDAKPREVFIMTCLLVPIIGIGFYPKLANQTYDVKTVAIAAQARISLPLVAQQSPATLFSQALSAPALRTAETGPVLGVTVPH; encoded by the coding sequence ATGAGTATGCAATTCCCCTGGTTGACTGTAATTGTTCTGCTGCCCCTGATTGCAGCTTTGCCCATCCCTCTGATTCCCGACAAACAGGGTAAGACTGTACGACTATATGCCCTGACAGTTGGCCTGCTCGACTTTGTTCTAACCATCTATGCTTTCTGGAGTCAGTACGACCTCGCAAATCCAGGCTTTCAGCTAACCGAATCCTACCCCTGGATCCCCCAAATGGGTCTCCACTGGTCTGTGGCTGTGGATGGGCTCTCGATGCCTCTGGTGGTGTTGACGGGTCTGGTGACCACCCTGGCGATTCTGGCTGCCTGGCCGATTGTCCACAAGCGGCGACTGTTCTACGTCCTGATGCTGGTCATGTACAGTGCCCAGATTGGGGTCTTTGTGGCTCAAGACCTGCTGATGTTCTTTTTCCTCTGGGAAATTGAGTTGGTCCCCGTTTACCTGCTTATCGCTATCTGGGGTGGCCAGAAACGCCTCTACGCTGCCACAAAGTTTATTCTGTATACCGCGATCGGATCCATCTTCATTCTGATTGCGGGTCTGGCCATGGCTTTTTACGGAGATCACTTCACCTTCAACCTGCAGGAGTTGAGTCTGAAGGACTACTCCCTGCCTTTCCAATTGCTCGTTTACGCCGGATTGTTGATTGCTTACGGGGTAAAGTTGCCCATTTTCCCGCTTCATACCTGGTTACCCGATGCCCACAGCGAGGCTCCTGCTCCGGTTTCCATGCTCCTGGCTGGCGTAATGCTGAAGATGGGGGGCTATGCCCTGATGCGGATGAACATGGAGATCCTACCTGATGCCCATGTTTACTTTGCCCCTGTTCTGGCCATTCTGGGTGTGGTCAATATCATCTACGCAGCCCTGACTGCTTTCGCCCAGTCCAACTTGAAACGCCGCATGGCCTACTCTTCGATTTCCCACATGGGCTTTGTCCTGATTGGGATCGCGTCCTTCACCGATCTGGGGGTGAGTGGGGCATTGCTCCAGATGATTTCCCACGGTTTGATTGCGGCGGCCCTGTTCTTCCTCACGGGGGTGGCCTACGATCGCACCCACACCCTGGACATGGAGCAGATGGGGGGCATGGCCCGTCAGATGCCCAAGTTGTTTGCCATGTTTACCGCAGGCTCTCTGGCCTCCCTGGCCCTGCCCGGCATGTGCGGCTTTGTGGGTGAACTGACCGTCTTTCTGGGGCTGACCACCAGTGAAGCTTACACCCCCATGTTCAAAACGGTGGTTGTGCTGCTGGCAGCCGTAGGATTGATTCTGACGCCCATCTATCTGCTGTCCATGCTACGGCAGGTCTTCTACGGACCGGAGCGGGCGGAACTGGTTTCCCAGGGCCTGCTGAAGGATGCCAAGCCAAGGGAAGTCTTCATCATGACCTGTTTGCTGGTTCCCATTATTGGGATTGGCTTTTACCCCAAACTGGCCAACCAGACCTACGATGTAAAAACCGTGGCGATCGCTGCCCAGGCGCGCATATCCTTACCGCTGGTGGCTCAGCAATCTCCAGCGACCCTGTTCTCCCAGGCCCTCTCTGCTCCTGCCCTCAGAACTGCTGAGACTGGTCCAGTCTTAGGAGTGACGGTGCCCCACTAG
- a CDS encoding glycosyltransferase gives MAPLPGSLASSSLSFCMIVKNEQQHLARCLASVKPHVDELVVVDTGSSDRTVEIARQYGARVAFFSWCDDFAAARNFAIDQVSGDWILTLDADEELVVDWADWRSQVAPEAETMAYWLQLTDVNQPITPLSTMRLFRHTPALRYAGRYHESLRYQDSFVGSARTRELTGLQILHYGYEERLLDQKTLQRDIPMLERIRLSGEMTLLLLLTLSDAYLRSNQLEAAQSCLSEAFERLSPHLLTGEPPRDKTRLSAILFAIGDDLLQHQQDFETALLVCRRGLEWFPTYPPLVHLAGRLLQELGFPLGATAYFEQCLQLGRDGTYQQHEPFDRAFMTLWPAYDLGLLYLHLKDDARAAEAFKLALSFDPNYAPAQEGLALIQGATG, from the coding sequence ATGGCACCTCTTCCCGGGTCTCTGGCAAGTTCTTCCCTCTCTTTCTGCATGATTGTCAAGAATGAACAGCAGCATCTGGCCCGTTGTCTGGCCAGCGTGAAACCCCATGTCGATGAACTGGTGGTGGTGGACACGGGTTCCAGCGATCGTACTGTGGAGATCGCCCGTCAGTATGGGGCGAGGGTGGCATTCTTTTCCTGGTGCGATGATTTTGCAGCAGCGCGTAATTTTGCGATCGACCAGGTCTCCGGGGATTGGATTCTGACTCTGGATGCGGATGAAGAACTGGTGGTGGACTGGGCGGATTGGCGCAGCCAGGTTGCCCCAGAGGCGGAGACCATGGCCTACTGGCTACAACTGACCGATGTCAATCAGCCGATTACGCCCCTCAGCACTATGCGGCTATTCCGCCATACGCCAGCTCTCCGGTATGCGGGCCGCTATCACGAAAGCCTGCGCTATCAGGACAGTTTTGTCGGCTCCGCCCGGACCCGCGAGCTGACGGGGCTACAGATTTTGCACTATGGCTATGAGGAAAGATTACTGGACCAGAAAACCTTGCAGCGGGATATTCCCATGCTGGAGCGGATTCGCCTATCGGGTGAGATGACCTTGCTCCTGCTGCTGACCCTATCCGATGCCTACCTGCGCAGCAATCAGTTGGAAGCGGCCCAAAGTTGTCTGTCCGAAGCTTTTGAGCGCCTCAGTCCCCATCTTTTGACGGGTGAGCCCCCCAGAGATAAGACTCGCCTGTCCGCGATCTTATTTGCGATCGGGGATGATCTGTTGCAACATCAGCAGGATTTTGAAACGGCGCTCCTGGTCTGCCGCCGGGGCTTAGAGTGGTTCCCAACCTATCCGCCTCTGGTACATCTGGCGGGTCGCCTCCTGCAGGAATTGGGATTTCCCCTGGGGGCAACGGCTTATTTTGAGCAATGCCTACAACTGGGCCGGGACGGCACCTATCAGCAGCATGAGCCCTTCGATCGGGCCTTCATGACCCTCTGGCCAGCCTATGATTTGGGGCTCCTTTACCTGCACTTGAAAGATGATGCCAGAGCCGCCGAGGCATTTAAGCTGGCTCTTTCATTCGATCCCAACTATGCCCCTGCCCAGGAAGGATTGGCCCTCATCCAAGGGGCTACAGGGTAA
- a CDS encoding class I SAM-dependent methyltransferase, whose product MENKISEAELESMRQQFEAAPYPKVPLEESPRPYYYVLFQNSLVTPYYLRHQKVIDPAGKMILDVGCGSGYTSLVLAEANPGAQIYGVDLSEKSVELARKRLEYHGFQEAQFQPLSIYDLPDLNLKFDYINCSDVLYLIPDQLQGLQAMKAVLKPDGIIRVNVHSYANRFYMFQMQRMFEFMGLMNGPIGKEEIDIAQSVMDAVKDNIILKSMTWRVQDGAEERMRANGLLQGDKGFTIREVFSLLNASDLEFISMVEWHKWNLMDLFKEPDNLPPFLAMSLPECSIEDQLYLFELLEPKFRLIDFWCGHTGESSTIGPVAEWTDDDWRQAQIHLHPQFKTHKFKEGLTNCVNFQQMVELGQYLPGRFEMPIFLESSITSCLLLLWEGGQSMEALVKYWLTIRPVDPITLSPIQEEVAFSQLRQFLKNLADISCILPERVG is encoded by the coding sequence ATGGAAAATAAGATATCAGAAGCTGAGCTGGAGTCGATGCGGCAGCAGTTTGAGGCAGCTCCCTATCCCAAGGTTCCGCTAGAGGAATCCCCTCGACCTTACTACTATGTTTTATTCCAGAATAGCCTGGTGACTCCCTATTACCTGCGCCATCAAAAGGTGATTGACCCGGCAGGCAAAATGATTCTGGATGTGGGCTGCGGCAGTGGATATACTTCACTGGTGTTGGCTGAGGCCAACCCTGGAGCCCAGATTTATGGTGTTGATCTGTCGGAAAAGTCCGTTGAACTGGCCCGCAAACGCCTGGAGTACCACGGCTTCCAGGAGGCCCAATTTCAACCTCTCTCCATTTACGATCTCCCTGATTTGAATCTGAAGTTTGACTATATCAACTGCAGTGATGTCCTTTACCTGATTCCGGATCAGTTGCAGGGGCTGCAGGCGATGAAAGCGGTGCTGAAACCCGATGGCATCATTCGCGTGAATGTTCACAGCTACGCGAATCGGTTTTACATGTTTCAGATGCAGAGAATGTTCGAGTTTATGGGGTTGATGAATGGCCCGATCGGCAAGGAAGAAATTGACATTGCCCAATCGGTGATGGATGCCGTGAAGGACAACATCATCCTCAAATCCATGACCTGGCGGGTGCAGGATGGGGCTGAGGAGCGGATGAGGGCCAATGGCCTGTTGCAAGGAGACAAGGGATTTACGATACGTGAGGTCTTCTCCCTCTTAAATGCCTCTGACCTGGAGTTCATCAGTATGGTGGAGTGGCATAAGTGGAACCTGATGGACCTGTTCAAAGAACCCGATAATTTACCGCCCTTCCTGGCCATGAGCCTGCCGGAATGTTCGATCGAAGATCAACTCTATCTGTTTGAGCTGTTGGAACCCAAGTTCAGGCTGATCGATTTCTGGTGTGGGCATACTGGCGAAAGTTCAACGATCGGGCCTGTGGCTGAATGGACAGATGACGATTGGCGACAGGCCCAGATCCATCTGCATCCCCAATTTAAGACCCATAAATTTAAAGAAGGGCTGACCAACTGTGTCAACTTTCAGCAAATGGTTGAACTGGGGCAATACTTGCCTGGCCGCTTTGAGATGCCCATTTTCCTGGAGAGTAGTATTACCAGTTGCCTGTTGCTTCTATGGGAGGGGGGACAATCGATGGAGGCTCTGGTCAAGTACTGGCTCACGATTCGGCCCGTTGATCCCATTACCCTAAGCCCGATTCAAGAGGAGGTTGCCTTCAGTCAATTGCGCCAGTTTCTGAAGAACCTGGCCGATATCTCCTGTATCCTGCCGGAACGGGTCGGTTAG